The Halobellus sp. MBLA0158 genome has a window encoding:
- a CDS encoding type II toxin-antitoxin system RelE family toxin, which translates to MGSENWSWEFSRQAGDQFVALDPHIQDRIVSKLDEIVDSKWRDPDEFLEPLTGGPFSKLRIGQYRLACTLDRDRTMLEVHRIEHRSGAYTADD; encoded by the coding sequence ATGGGGAGTGAGAACTGGTCGTGGGAGTTCAGCCGGCAGGCCGGCGATCAGTTCGTCGCCCTCGACCCACACATCCAGGACCGGATCGTCTCGAAGCTGGACGAGATCGTCGACTCGAAGTGGCGCGATCCCGACGAGTTTCTGGAACCGCTGACCGGCGGGCCCTTCTCCAAACTCCGGATCGGTCAGTACCGATTGGCGTGTACGCTCGACCGGGACAGAACGATGCTCGAAGTGCATCGCATCGAGCATCGGAGCGGGGCCTACACCGCTGACGACTGA
- a CDS encoding ribbon-helix-helix domain-containing protein, with translation MSGTDTTNSDDPEMVQINLRLSRSFLEDIDETWKEEGFNSRSEFLRYVARDAVKHPGFSREGWKQIATVEHERRTGESESFSRAEILELMDHEGDGE, from the coding sequence ATGTCCGGGACCGATACCACCAACAGCGACGATCCCGAGATGGTGCAGATCAATCTCCGTCTCAGCAGATCTTTCCTCGAAGACATCGACGAAACCTGGAAGGAAGAGGGGTTCAACTCCCGGAGCGAATTCCTCCGGTACGTCGCGCGCGACGCGGTGAAGCATCCGGGCTTCTCCCGGGAAGGGTGGAAGCAGATCGCGACGGTCGAACACGAGCGGCGGACCGGAGAGTCCGAGTCGTTCTCCCGAGCGGAGATCCTGGAGCTGATGGACCACGAGGGCGATGGGGAGTGA